One Thauera sp. K11 DNA window includes the following coding sequences:
- a CDS encoding helix-turn-helix domain-containing protein: MKSIRALERGLEVLRLLSQHEGRSLQQLHESCGLPKPTLLRILHTLDQAGLAWRSIYDGHWRRGVSLQVDERPSERALRLAEIAAPHLAALQRKALWPSDLLIYNDFMMEIAESSRRLSGLAMNPRYRIGYRVDLFLSAPGRVWLAFCSDDEREAVYAHYGEQPPSNMRSAHVFRHELAAILAETRQRGYAVRDAVFGGAEEDMSEFDDGLDAIAVPILTPTGVRACINLVWPRRYGLRAKVVEAHLEDLRSAAQAIAEGLGGGGASGAR, from the coding sequence TTGAAATCCATACGCGCCCTCGAGCGCGGGCTGGAAGTGCTGCGCCTGCTGAGCCAGCACGAAGGACGCTCGCTGCAGCAGTTGCACGAGTCCTGCGGCCTGCCCAAGCCCACGCTGCTCCGCATCCTGCATACGCTGGATCAGGCCGGGCTGGCATGGCGGTCGATCTACGACGGCCACTGGCGGCGGGGCGTGTCGCTGCAGGTGGATGAGCGTCCGTCGGAGCGCGCGCTGCGCCTGGCCGAGATCGCCGCGCCGCATCTGGCGGCATTGCAGCGCAAGGCGCTGTGGCCGTCGGACCTGCTGATCTACAACGATTTCATGATGGAGATCGCCGAGAGTTCCCGCCGCCTGTCCGGCCTGGCGATGAACCCGCGATACCGCATCGGCTACCGCGTCGACCTGTTCCTGTCGGCACCGGGACGGGTGTGGCTGGCCTTCTGTTCCGATGACGAGCGCGAGGCGGTGTACGCCCACTACGGCGAGCAGCCGCCGTCCAACATGCGCAGCGCCCATGTCTTCAGGCATGAACTGGCGGCCATCCTCGCGGAAACCCGGCAGCGGGGCTATGCGGTGCGCGATGCCGTGTTCGGCGGCGCGGAGGAGGACATGAGCGAGTTCGACGACGGCCTGGATGCGATTGCCGTGCCGATCCTGACGCCGACCGGCGTGCGCGCTTGCATCAACCTGGTGTGGCCGCGGCGTTATGGCCTGCGCGCGAAAGTGGTGGAGGCGCATCTGGAGGATCTGCGCTCCGCCGCGCAGGCCATCGCCGAGGGCCTGGGCGGCGGCGGGGCGTCCGGCGCCCGATGA